The uncultured Cohaesibacter sp. genome segment CCGACCTTGGCAGCCAAGCGGTTGGAGGCCCGTGCCGAGAGCATTTTGGCCGATGTGCGCGAAACGGCACTGGCCATGCGTGATGCCAGCGTTGCCCATGCCTATCAGCGCAATGCGATTGTGATGGTTGCTTTGGTGCCTAGCATTTTGTCAAAATTGGTGACCAAAGCCATCGACATACTGCGGCAGGAAGGTGATGCGCCGCGCTTGCGGCTGCTGGATTTGAGTGCAAACGAAGTGGCGGAATGTGTCAGCAAGGGAGAGGCGGATTTCGGCATCAGCTCTCTACCTTCCCTTGAACCGAATATCGAGTTTGAATCGCTGGTGGTCGATAGGATTGCGCTTGCCTTGCCGCAGATGCATGACTTGGCTGGGCAGGGTGTGATCCGTTGGGCTGATCTGGAGGGGGAAGATCTTATCGTTCCTGCGCGCGGCATGGGCAACCGGTTGCTGATTGATGAGGCCTTTGCCAGCCAGAGAATTGCCTTGCGCTGGACTTATGAAGTCAATCGCACGACAAGTGCGCTGGAAATGGTGGCCCATGGCATTGGTTTAGCCTTGGTGCCGGAAACAGCCAAGGGGACCGCGGAGTCCTT includes the following:
- a CDS encoding LysR family transcriptional regulator — protein: MRINLDIFDLEVFLAVKESGSFHQAAEQLGLSQSAVTRRIKKLEEELQSLLFERTTRAVHPTLAAKRLEARAESILADVRETALAMRDASVAHAYQRNAIVMVALVPSILSKLVTKAIDILRQEGDAPRLRLLDLSANEVAECVSKGEADFGISSLPSLEPNIEFESLVVDRIALALPQMHDLAGQGVIRWADLEGEDLIVPARGMGNRLLIDEAFASQRIALRWTYEVNRTTSALEMVAHGIGLALVPETAKGTAESFGLVCRPMDDPIISRSIGLIMRSGQRHTEAASALMQAVRSVALQSGAR